One segment of Desulfofalx alkaliphila DSM 12257 DNA contains the following:
- a CDS encoding CD1375 family protein yields MVELYATLVREGRRTIDQVPARYRAEVQALLDA; encoded by the coding sequence ATGGTAGAACTATACGCCACCCTAGTTAGAGAAGGTCGCCGCACCATCGACCAAGTGCCCGCAAGATACCGGGCAGAAGTGCAGGCGTTACTAGATGCTTAG
- a CDS encoding CD1375 family protein, with protein sequence MLSWLFKILTGGVNVIDLYIALIIAGRRTIDQVPSRYRDAVIADLAALGLDENGQPL encoded by the coding sequence ATGCTTAGTTGGTTATTTAAAATATTAACAGGAGGGGTTAACGTGATAGATTTGTACATTGCATTGATAATCGCCGGGCGTAGGACAATAGACCAGGTACCTAGCAGGTACAGGGATGCAGTCATTGCAGACTTAGCAGCATTAGGATTAGACGAAAACGGGCAGCCACTCTAA